GTTCGCTAAGGGCGCAAAATTAGACCGAACAGAGTTTAGTCGCATCCGCCCCCTATTTGATGATATGCTGCAAAAGGCAAGCGCGCCTAAGGCTAAGCAACAAAAGACGAATGCCTAATGGAACAAAAGAAAAATTCGAGCCTGCTCTATATTGTTATTGCTGTCTTGCTGCTGGGCGTTCTAGCCTACTTCTTTGCCTCTTCTAGAGAAGTAAAGTACCAATGGTGGCCCAGTATGGAGCATGCCGAAACAGAACCCTATGATTTTAAACTGCTAGAAGAACTCCTTAAAACAAGCGTGGATAGCTTTGAACGCTATGAAAATAAACGCATAGAAGAACAGCTGTCTACCGCCAATGCAGAAAATAGCCTTTATGTTTTTATTGGCGCCGGAGAACCCTACTACTCTGCCCAAGATGCCGAAAAACTAAAAGCCTTTTTGGAAGCCGGAGGAAACGCCCTGATTGTGGCGATCGAACCCTCTGATAGCTTGTTTTATACCCTCTTTGAAAGCTATCATTGCTTTTATAGCCTGGCTACCGACTATCGCCACAGTAGCATGAGCAGCAAGCAAGTGCTAGCCGGCTTTTATGCCGATGAATATGACGACGGCGAAAATGCAGAACTTTATCCCTTTGCCTATAAAACAGGCGTCAAGGATACTGGAGAGTATTACTGGACCTACATCCCCGATTATAATATCTGCCCAGGCGATGAACCCGCCGTTGTCGAAGCTGGCTTCTACCAACTAGAGGGTGGCATAAGCGATATGCGCTATCCCTATCTTTTTGCTATGGAAGTAGGAGAGGGGCGCCTCTATTGGCACAGCAACCCGATTATGCTGACCAATCTCTATCTCTCGCAAAAAACAAATGGAACTGTAGGCTATAATTATCTTCAACGCCTATTAGAACCCTTTTCAGCCAAAAAAATTATCTGGGATTACGCAAGTACAACCCCCAGACCCTACGAATACCCCCGAAGCCCACAACGATATGACAAACCCCCAACCCCAATGGAGTATGTCTTTTCTCAACCTGCCTTGCGATGGGCTTGGCTGCTGCTCGTAGCTGGCGCCTTTAGCTATGCCCTT
This genomic interval from Saprospira grandis contains the following:
- a CDS encoding DUF4350 domain-containing protein encodes the protein MEQKKNSSLLYIVIAVLLLGVLAYFFASSREVKYQWWPSMEHAETEPYDFKLLEELLKTSVDSFERYENKRIEEQLSTANAENSLYVFIGAGEPYYSAQDAEKLKAFLEAGGNALIVAIEPSDSLFYTLFESYHCFYSLATDYRHSSMSSKQVLAGFYADEYDDGENAELYPFAYKTGVKDTGEYYWTYIPDYNICPGDEPAVVEAGFYQLEGGISDMRYPYLFAMEVGEGRLYWHSNPIMLTNLYLSQKTNGTVGYNYLQRLLEPFSAKKIIWDYASTTPRPYEYPRSPQRYDKPPTPMEYVFSQPALRWAWLLLVAGAFSYALFGAKRRQQQIEVLPKNHNTSLGFVKTISRLYFQRQSHGLIFEKIMQIFHGHLRKRYGLNIKDWDNLAAQQIAQRSEVDYKIIEEILERYNSLSSQLAKPNVTMSPETLNNFYLLVQKFYEAEEARRKQPSA